Proteins encoded in a region of the Fusarium falciforme chromosome 6, complete sequence genome:
- a CDS encoding ADP-ribose 1''-phosphate phosphatase, translated as MFATKILKMATKSIGDIPILTQLYADSTSLLSIAAIESSQEPAFPPSDDINRRIGYMRGDITRLRLDAIVNAANRLLQGGGGVDGAINAAAGPELVRESAPLGPIETGEAVITKGYNLPAQHVIHTVGPIYRGVRNPEESLASCYRESLKLAVKHGLRTVAFSAISTGIYGFPSQQAAYVACKTVREFMETEDGNNLLRVVFVTFMPKDVDAYNNALPRYFPPTASEGQ; from the exons ATGTTCGCAACCAAAATTCTCAAAATGGCTACCAAATCCATCGGCGACATCCCCATCCTCACCCAGCTCTACGCTGACTCCACATCCCTCCTCTCCATCGCGGCCATCGAGTCGTCCCAGGAGCCCGCCTTCCCGCCCAGTGACGACATCAACCGCCGCATCGGCTACATGCGCGGCGACATCACCCGGCTGCGCCTCGACGCCATCGTCAACGCCGCGAACCGCTTGCTccagggcggcggcggcgtcgaCGGCGCCatcaacgccgccgccggACCGGAGCTCGTCCGCGAGAGCGCGCCACTCGGACCCATCGAGACGGGCGAGGCCGTCATCACAAAGGGCTACAACCTCCCCGCGCAGCACGTCATCCACACCGTGGGGCCCATCTACCGCGGGGTCCGGAACCCGGAGGAGAGTCTCGCCAGCTGCTACCGTGAGAGCCTCAAGCTCGCCGTCAAGCACGGCCTACGCACCGTCGCCTTCAGCGCCATCAGCACAGGAATCTACGGGTTCCCCAGTCAGCAAGCCGCCTATGTCGCCTGCAAGACGGTGAGGGAGTTTATGGAGACTGAGGATGGGAACAATCTCCTCAGAGTTGTGTTTGTCACATTCATGCCCAAGGATGTGGATGCCTACAACAATGCACTACC GCGATATTTTCCTCCCACCGCTAGCGAGGGACAGTAA
- a CDS encoding AAA domain-containing protein, whose protein sequence is MEETEVTIVPEGAVQKESTVQNTTQGDQQTAEVASPKSAERSTKSTLTSKHHQRKKKTTSGSAKSASNAEDQDTSDGSEADTEPDSDDDANTTQAADNSCKKPVGSKKDKDKGQSKKNGSGTKLSSSKKKSSKKSSKKSSKQKKKKKKAKDDLSDCDADSSSDPSDSDEDRDQDNASGSKKQGLKSQFKALQLQVSQLQQQLSNQAPVPTYSPPGYPLPCQYPHSAIFPQTNTSVSQPAAQRSRYGLRESRAAYKTPGSSPKEHLKGLGGLLGGDSSDESDQAAESKKKSKRPAFKRVDQVWDSKIHNFKLQDTADVDNESQYEDFIFHVRRTFDWEGKYRTTYVDIKSKLLRECLQDVIGNTDGVSLVDEVPKLNPHLLFLYLEDLRSHLRALKQAKPAGETKKARKKNQVRLDDKRKHLKVMIKYIDKDYETTKESLYPMLESGLITFDLLWALWKPNTLAYTTTYGCTSEPRVFRVDMATPQSSIVKGRYYGIDGKYVEFDGKRFGYGNMAVDVDEFQGARRITSLPCYPLQYHQNESKLRADLIERGKKFVKLSGVHYKSYQGIAFMKRKKNVIIKFNIQLSRVMIDPSTFRRINPNYSVSSVKPKDPDILSDSSDSDSESCCDCQDSDSDGVEKVKYVTKLFKDGNGEVQRARIPKDLLGSEPDQEELDKIPPKSGDGEGSEEAETFEFTDEEYLIASPVFLGFSFSEKHWLELSVSGIGEIKWNDKAWDSLVLEPETKDLIKALVKSRKYHAANTIDDVIQGKGKGLVTVLHGPPGTGKTLTAEGISELLKCPLYMASAGELGTDSRYLEAELQKILDTCHAWGAILLLDEADVFLEKRNMHDIQRNALVSIFLRQLEYFQGILFLTTNRVETFDEAFQSRIHIALRYDALDAKAKRTIFQMFLDRVRALGKLKVEPLKEDDWTYLSKQELNGREIKNVISSAQDLAVNKGEALSMRHIKQVLNVHANFGRDLRGGTGYEDAMRSYF, encoded by the exons ATGGAGGAGACTGAAGTGACGATTGTCCCTGAAGGGGCCGTTCAGAAGGAGTCAACTGTGCAGAACACAACTCAAGGAGACCAACAAACTGCTGAAGTGGCTTCCCCAAAGTCGGCTGAGCGATCTACCAAGAGCACTTTAACCTCTAAGCACCATCAgcgaaagaagaagacaacCTCGGGCAGTGCCAAATCTGCCTCGAACGcagaagatcaagacacTTCCGACGGTTCCGAGGCTGATACCGAGCCTGATTCAGATGACGATGCCAACACCACCCAGGCCGCTGACAACTCTTGCAAGAAGCCTGTAGGCAGTAAGAAGGACAAAGACAAGGGTCAAAGCAAGAAGAACGGGTCCGGGACGAAACTATCATCCAGCAAGAAAAAGTCTTCCAAAAAATCGAGCAAGAAGTCAagcaagcagaagaagaagaagaaaaaggctAAAGACGACCTTTCTGATTGTGACGCCGACTCGTCGTCAGACCCCTCAGACAGCGACGAGGATAGAGATCAAGACAATGCCTCTGGATCGAAGAAACAAGGCCTCAAGAGCCAATTCAAGGCTCTCCAGCTTCAGGTATCCCAACTACAGCAGCAGCTTTCCAACCAGGCTCCTGTACCTACTTACAGCCCCCCTGGATACCCCCTTCCATGTCAGTACCCTCACAGTGCAATCTTTCCTCAAACAAATACATCTGTTTCACAGCCTGCTGCACAACGGAGCCGCTATGGCTTGAGGGAGAGTCGCGCGGCATACAAAACCCCCGGAAGCTCACCGAAGGAGCATCTCAAGGGACTTGGCGGCCTTCTAGGGGGGGACTCCAGCGATGAATCGGACCAAGCTGCGGAGTCCAAGAAGAAAAGCAAGCGTCCAGCCTTCAAGCGTGTTGATCAGGTTTGGGATAGCAAGATTCACAACTTCAAACTGCAAGATACGGCCGATGTCGACAACGAATCGCAGTACGAGGACTTCATCTTTCATGTCCGCCGAACCTTTGATTGGGAAGGCAAGTACCGTACCACGTACGTTGACATCAAGAGCAAGCTCCTTCGCGAATGCTTACAGGATGTCATCGGAAACACCGACGGGGTTAGtctggttgatgaggttCCCAAGCTGAACCCTCACCTACTATTCCT GTACCTGGAGGATCTCCGATCTCACCTCAGGGCGCTCAAGCAAGCCAAGCCAGCTGGGGAGACAAAGAAGGCAAGAAAGAAGAACCAGGTGCGGCTCGACGACAAGAGAAAGCATCTCAAGGTGATGATCAAGTACATCGACAAAGACTACGAAACCACGAAAGAGAGTCTATACCCCATGCTGGAGAGTGGGCTCATCACGTTCGACCTGCTGTGGGCTCTCTGGAAACCGAACACGCTGGCTTACACCACAACTTACGGATGCACCAGCGAGCCCCGAGTATTCAGGGTAGATATGGCGACTCCTCAATCATCCATTGTCAAGGGCCGGTACTACGGCATTGATGGCAAGTACGTGGAGTTTGACGGGAAGCGGTTCGGGTATGGCAACATGGCAGTGGATGTGGACGAGTTCCAAGGCGCTCGCAGGATCACCAGCCTGCCCTGCTACCCCCTTCAGTACCACCAGAACGAGAGCAAGCTCCGCGCCGATTTGATCGAACGAGGCAAGAAGTTTGTGAAGCTCAGCGGCGTCCACTACAAGAGCTATCAGGGCATCGCTTTCATGAAGCGCAAGAAGAATGTCATCATCAAGTTCAACATCCAGCTAAGCCGCGTCATGATTGACCCATCCACCTTTCGAAGGATCAACCCCAATTACAGTGTGTCGTCGGTCAAACCAAAGGACCCCGACATTCTCTCGGATAGTTCAGACTCGGATTCGGAGAGCTGCTGTGACTGTCAAGACTCGGACTCGGACGGGGTAGAAAAGGTCAAGTATGTCACCAAGCTGTTCAAGGATGGCAATGGTGAAGTACAGAGAGCGAGAATACCGAAGGATCTCCTCGGGAGCGAACCAGACCAAGAAGAACTCGACAAAATACCCCCCAAGAGCGGAGATGGGGAGGGTTCTGAAGAGGCAGAGACGTTTGAGTTTACCGACGAGGAATATCTCATCGCGTCGCCCGTGTTCCTTGGGTTCTCCTTTTCGGAGAAGCATTGGCTGGAGCTGAGTGTTTCTGGCATCGGCGAGATCAAGTGGAACGACAAGGCCTGGGATTCGCTCGTTCTTGAGCCTGAAACCAAGGACTTGATCAAAGCTCTTGTCAAATCACGCAAGTACCACGCAGCAAACACGATTGACGATGTGATCCAGGGCAAAGGAAAGGGCCTTGTCA CGGTCCTGCATGGACCTCCAGGAACAGGCAAGACACTTACCGCCGAGGGCATCAGTGAGTTGCTCAAGTGCCCTCTGTATATGGCCTCGGCTGGAGAGCTTGGGACAGATTCTCGATACCTTGAGGCAGAGTTGCAGAAAATCTTGGACACTTGTCATGCCTGGGGTGCcattcttctccttgatgaaGCGGACGTCTTCCTAGAGAAACGCAACATGCATGACATTCAACGGAACGCTCTCGTGAGCATCTTTCTCCGACAACTGGAGTATTTCCAGGGAATTCTGTTCCTCACCACCAACCGCGTTGAG ACTTTTGATGAAGCGTTCCAGTCGCGGATCCACATTGCCCTCCGATACGATGCCCTCGATGCCAAGGCGAAGCGAACCATCTTCCAGATGTTCCTCGACAGGGTGCGTGCTCTGGGCAAGCTCAAGGTAGAGCCGCTGAAGGAGGATGACTGGACGTATCTCTCGAAGCAAGAGTTGAATGGACGAGAGATCAAGAATGTGATAAGCTCAGCTCAGGATCTTGCCGTTAACAAGGGTGAGGCACTGAGCATGCGTCACATCAAGCAAGTGCTTAACGTGCATGCCAATTTTGGACGGGATCTCAGAGGCGGCACTGGCTACGAAGACGCCATGAGAAGCTACTTCTAG